In Ipomoea triloba cultivar NCNSP0323 chromosome 15, ASM357664v1, one genomic interval encodes:
- the LOC116007063 gene encoding protein OCTOPUS, whose translation MNPTAADPTQPPPQPPAQPPRSSFSCDRHPDEQFTGFCPECLCERLTTLDQSATGNNPSSSSRRPSTSSSSAAAAIKSLFSKPSASSAAANCLPPPPPKPSKPSTFFPELRRTKSFSASKNNEALGFSAASFEPQRKSCDVRVRNTLWTLFSLDDETKPSSSQNPHCNESAVDFVNRPVLESKEEEEEEEEVENEEDFNENRNESDGIEEIIELPEPPKSENGFDRGVNLEILEEEGMNEDTLKPMKDHIDLDSQVKKAGGRDLKEIAGSFWSAASVFSKKWHKWRRKQKLKKQNNGESSAPLPAEKPLSRQYRETQSEIADYGFGRRSCDTDPRFSLDAGRISFDDPRYSFDEPRASWDGYLIGRSFPRMAPMVSVVEDAPVVHVSRTDTQIPVEEPVMMNCINGDDTVPGGSAQTREYYSDSSSRRRKSLDRSSSIRKTAAAVVAEIDEMKSVSNAKVLPATDYFHGSKVLMGDRDSNSNSLRDDCSETFELAGFRDNASVIGNGEQKRSKKSRRWTWSILGFIYRRGSGNKDEEDDRYSRANGVERSFSESWQEFRRESNGDPRAGLNRKVFRSNSSVSWRNSNYMGGSFGTGRKSSVEVNGHGKKRRDDFVLERNRSARYSPNHIDNGLLRFYLTPLRGSRRGIAGKNRQNGAHSIARSILRLY comes from the coding sequence ATGAATCCCACCGCAGCGGACCCAACGCAGCCACCGCCGCAGCCGCCGGCGCAGCCTCCGCGGTCGTCGTTCAGCTGCGACCGACACCCAGACGAGCAATTCACGGGGTTCTGTCCGGAATGCCTCTGCGAGCGCCTCACCACGTTAGATCAATCCGCTACTGGTAATAACCCTTCCTCCTCTTCTCGCCGCCCTTCCACTTCCTCCTCCTCAGCGGCCGCTGCTATCAAATCCCTATTCTCTAAGCCCTCCGCTTCTTCCGCTGCGGCTAACTGCCTCCCTCCCCCTCCGCCTAAGCCTTCGAAACCCTCCACATTCTTCCCGGAGCTCCGACGCACTAAGTCGTTCTCCGCTTCCAAGAATAATGAGGCTCTAGGCTTCTCCGCCGCTTCCTTTGAGCCGCAGCGTAAGTCCTGTGACGTTAGGGTTCGGAATACTCTCTGGACTCTCTTCTCCCTCGATGACGAGACCAAGCCTTCTAGCTCTCAAAACCCTCATTGCAATGAGAGTGCCGTTGATTTTGTCAATAGGCCCGTTCTCGAGTctaaagaagaagaggaggaggaggaggaggttgAAAATGAGGAGGACTTCAATGAGAATAGAAATGAAAGCGATGGAATTGAAGAGATCATTGAGCTTCCAGAGCCTCCCAAAAGCGAGAATGGGTTCGATAGGGGGGTTAATTTGGAAATTCTGGAGGAAGAAGGTATGAACGAGGATACATTGAAGCCTATGAAGGATCATATAGATCTTGATTCGCAGGTAAAGAAGGCAGGAGGAAGGGACTTGAAGGAAATTGCAGGGAGCTTTTGGTCTGCAGCTTCGGTTTTCAGCAAGAAATGGCACAAATGGAGACGAAAACAGAAGCTCAAGAAGCAAAACAATGGCGAAAGCTCGGCTCCCTTGCCTGCAGAGAAGCCCCTTTCCAGGCAATACAGGGAGACCCAATCGGAGATTGCAGATTATGGGTTTGGAAGGAGGTCTTGTGACACTGACCCCCGGTTTTCGCTGGATGCTGGGAGGATTAGTTTTGATGATCCCAGGTACTCTTTCGACGAGCCCCGGGCTTCCTGGGACGGGTATTTGATTGGAAGGAGTTTCCCAAGAATGGCGCCTATGGTCTCTGTGGTGGAGGATGCTCCAGTGGTGCACGTTTCGCGTACTGATACCCAAATCCCAGTAGAGGAGCCTGTTATGATGAACTGCATCAATGGGGATGACACTGTCCCCGGTGGCTCAGCTCAGACCAGGGAATACTACTCAGATTCATCCTCCAGAAGGAGAAAGAGTCTTGACAGGTCTAGCTCTATTAGGAAGACAGCAGCAGCTGTGGTGGCCGAGATTGATGAGATGAAGTCGGTGTCTAATGCTAAAGTGTTGCCTGCTACGGATTACTTTCATGGATCAAAGGTGTTAATGGGCGATCGAGATTCAAATTCCAATTCTTTGAGGGACGATTGCTCTGAAACTTTTGAATTGGCAGGTTTTAGAGACAACGCTTCAGTAATTGGGAATGGGGAGCAGAAGCGGTCGAAAAAGTCTAGGAGATGGACCTGGAGTATATTGGGGTTTATATATCGTAGAGGTAGTGGGaacaaagatgaagaagatgataggTATAGCAGGGCAAACGGGGTCGAGAGGTCCTTTTCTGAGTCTTGGCAAGAGTTTAGAAGGGAGAGTAATGGCGATCCAAGAGCAGGGCTTAATAGGAAGGTGTTCCGTAGTAATAGTAGTGTGAGCTGGAGGAATTCAAACTATATGGGTGGGTCGTTTGGGACTGGAAGGAAATCTAGTGTTGAGGTGAATGGGCAtgggaaaaaaagaagagacGATTTCGTGTTGGAAAGGAATCGGAGTGCTAGGTACTCCCCTAACCACATCGATAATGGTCTCTTGCGCTTTTACTTGACTCCCTTGAGAGGTAGCCGGAGAGGTATAGCAGGGAAAAACAGGCAAAATGGCGCACATTCAATTGCAAGGAGCATACTTCGACTGTACTGA